Proteins from one Cryptomeria japonica chromosome 4, Sugi_1.0, whole genome shotgun sequence genomic window:
- the LOC131050922 gene encoding desiccation-related protein clone PCC6-19, giving the protein MADSNAPEQQDRGLFGKNKDEKTAQQQQQQQHGECGIGEKKGGGMMDKIKEKLPGQKKEGQVMHEGKQEKQGGGMMDKIKEKFPGQKKQGL; this is encoded by the coding sequence ATGGCGGATTCAAATGCACCAGAGCAGCAGGATCGTGGCCTGTTTGGGAAAAACAAAGACGAAAAGACGGcacagcagcagcagcagcagcagcatgGTGAGTGTGGGATTGGAGAGAAGAAAGGAGGGGGGATGATGGACAAGATAAAAGAGAAGCTTCCTGGACAAAAGAAAGAAGGGCAAGTGATGCATGAAGGCAAACAAGAGAAGCAAGGAGGAGGGATGATGGACAAGATTAAGGAAAAGTTTCCTGGACAAAAGAAACAAGGCCTGTAG